In Desulfuromonadales bacterium, a single genomic region encodes these proteins:
- a CDS encoding methyltransferase codes for MDRSSRNRLTEKLLPRFAGDTLFDRIARAVCRAGCLPRKELYEAWEVARRVRRRFRGGRVVDLACGHGLLAQILLLLDDSSPEALAVDRSLPASAGKLQESLVKSWPRLAGRVRFIEDDLERLALQPSDLVVSVHACGGLTDLVLERAVAARARVAVLPCCHELDSADLGGLEGWLDGPLAQDITRAAGLRSRGYRVFTQQIPAGITPKNRLLLAEPAV; via the coding sequence ATGGACCGCTCATCCCGCAACCGCTTGACCGAAAAGCTCCTCCCCCGGTTCGCCGGCGATACCCTCTTCGACCGCATCGCCCGGGCAGTCTGCCGGGCCGGCTGCCTGCCGCGCAAGGAGCTTTACGAGGCCTGGGAGGTCGCCCGCCGGGTCCGCCGCCGTTTCCGGGGCGGCCGGGTGGTCGATCTTGCCTGCGGGCACGGCCTGCTGGCGCAGATTCTCCTGCTGCTCGATGACAGCTCTCCCGAGGCGCTGGCGGTCGACCGCAGCCTGCCGGCGAGCGCCGGCAAGCTGCAGGAGTCGCTGGTGAAGAGTTGGCCGCGGCTGGCGGGGCGGGTCAGGTTCATCGAGGACGACCTGGAGCGACTGGCGCTGCAGCCATCGGATCTGGTCGTGTCGGTGCACGCCTGCGGCGGCCTGACCGACCTGGTTCTGGAGCGGGCCGTCGCCGCCCGCGCGCGTGTGGCGGTCCTGCCTTGCTGCCACGAGCTCGACAGCGCCGATCTCGGCGGCCTGGAAGGGTGGCTCGACGGCCCCCTCGCCCAAGACATCACCCGCGCCGCCGGCCTCCGCAGCCGGGGCTACCGGGTCTTCACCCAGCAGATCCCCGCCGGCATCACGCCGAAGAACCGCCTCCTGCTCGCCGAGCCAGCGGTATAA